Proteins from one Erythrolamprus reginae isolate rEryReg1 chromosome 6, rEryReg1.hap1, whole genome shotgun sequence genomic window:
- the MGP gene encoding matrix Gla protein, producing the protein MRTLIILALLAVLMVTAFCYESHESIESHEYTSPFLNRRYANIFMRPQPENRRNSYWQERIRERRKTTQELQREECEDYNPCERFAMRHGYVAAYKRFFGQRRGE; encoded by the exons ATGAGGACCCTCATTATCCTTGCACTACTGGCTGTTCTCATGGTGACAGCTTTCTGCTATG AGTCTCATGAGAGCATCGAATCACACGAATATACAA GTCCTTTCCTTAACAGAAGGTACGCCAACATCTTTATGAGACCCCAACCAGAGAACAGGAGAAACTCCTATTGGCAGGAAAG GATCCGAGAGCGAAGGAAAACTACCCAGGAACTCCAACGGGAGGAATGTGAAGATTACAATCCATGTGAACGTTTCGCTATGCGCCATGGCTACGTTGCTGCCTACAAACGGTTCTttgggcagaggagaggagagtga